In Bacillus sp. NP247, one DNA window encodes the following:
- a CDS encoding RNA polymerase sigma factor, whose translation MAQIGIEEDLMLAYQKGDKQAGEKLYVLIKPALYTFLYRFNRDEQLSSDLVQDTFLTLERKKHMYETEKGKIKTYLFQIGYRLMINKLNRRKKWRSLLPFLVPIQEKEFSHEDRLTVREAILKVPEEQRAVLILSYYHDMQQKEIADVLDIPVGTVKSRLHNGIKKLKQLLEVDEIE comes from the coding sequence ATGGCGCAGATTGGGATTGAGGAAGACCTCATGCTTGCGTACCAAAAGGGAGATAAGCAGGCTGGGGAAAAACTATATGTTTTAATTAAACCAGCGCTATACACATTTTTATATCGATTTAACCGAGATGAACAATTAAGTAGCGACCTTGTGCAAGATACGTTTTTGACGTTAGAGCGCAAGAAACATATGTATGAAACCGAAAAAGGAAAAATAAAAACGTATTTATTTCAAATTGGTTATCGTCTTATGATAAATAAATTGAATAGAAGAAAGAAATGGCGTTCTCTTTTACCGTTTTTAGTGCCGATTCAGGAAAAGGAGTTTTCCCATGAAGACCGTCTTACAGTAAGAGAAGCAATTTTGAAAGTTCCTGAAGAGCAAAGAGCTGTTCTCATTCTTTCTTATTATCATGATATGCAGCAAAAAGAGATTGCAGATGTACTAGATATTCCTGTTGGAACAGTGAAGTCGAGACTCCATAATGGGATAAAGAAATTAAAGCAATTGCTGGAGGTGGACGAAATTGAGTGA
- a CDS encoding sugar O-acetyltransferase yields MYIPADPVLVQEREQARILTRKFNDTPEVQLKERSEIIKELFGTTGDNIHLESSFRCDYGYNIHVGENFYANFDCTILDVCPVTIGVNCMLAPGVHIYTATHPLDPVERISGSEYGKPVTIGDNVWVGGRAIINPGVTIGDNAVIASGAVVTKDVPDHVVVGGNPARIIKKIK; encoded by the coding sequence ATGTACATACCGGCTGATCCAGTTTTAGTTCAAGAGAGGGAGCAGGCTCGTATATTAACGAGAAAATTCAATGATACGCCAGAAGTACAATTAAAAGAGCGTAGCGAAATCATAAAAGAATTATTCGGAACGACTGGAGATAACATTCATCTTGAATCTTCTTTTAGATGCGATTATGGCTATAACATTCATGTCGGTGAAAATTTTTATGCGAACTTTGACTGCACCATTTTAGACGTATGCCCAGTTACAATCGGAGTAAACTGTATGTTAGCTCCAGGAGTTCATATTTATACGGCAACGCACCCGCTTGATCCAGTAGAACGCATAAGTGGATCTGAATACGGAAAACCCGTTACAATTGGCGATAACGTATGGGTTGGCGGAAGAGCGATTATTAATCCAGGCGTAACAATTGGAGACAATGCGGTTATCGCATCTGGCGCCGTTGTAACGAAAGATGTGCCGGATCATGTAGTAGTTGGCGGGAATCCTGCGAGAATCATAAAAAAAATAAAATAA